A genomic segment from Carassius auratus strain Wakin chromosome 25, ASM336829v1, whole genome shotgun sequence encodes:
- the LOC113043520 gene encoding kelch domain-containing protein 4-like has translation MGKKGKKEKKLKGAEKTAAKMEKKVSKRSKREEEDLEALIAEFQSLDAKKTQVLETPCSPPSPRLNASLCAHPEKDELILFGGEFFNGKKTFLYNELYFYNIKKNIWVKAEIPNPPPRRCAQQAVVVPQGGGQVWIFGGEFASPDGEQFYHYKDLWVLHLGTRTWEQIKAPGAPSGRSGHRMVLSKRQLLVFGGFHESARDYIYYNDIHAFNLDTFTWSRLQPTGTGPCPRSACQMTPTPDGNSVIIYGGYSKTRVKKDVDKGTIHSDMFLLRREGKEEQEKWTWTRVNPSGVKPPPRSGFSLAVGPGGRALLFGGVCDEEDDESLEGDFFNDLYFYDINKNRWFPAQLKGNKSEKKKRRRGKKGEQTNETEGEKEEAQGPTEIIKEIVAEDGTVMTIKEVIPAAQAEEDSEEEEEEEDDGEEEEAAAKAPLVEPCPRSSAMATVKHSKLYLYGGMFEVGDRQFTLSDLYSLDLHKMDQWDVLVEMDPKTQEWLEESESEEDDDEEAEAKGGDAEEDDEEEESSEEDSEEDCRASSSEARRSPCGLSNTD, from the exons atggGTAAAAagggtaaaaaagaaaagaaactgaaaGGAGCGGAGAAAACAGCCGCTAAAATGGAGAAGAAGGTGTCGAAAAGATCGAAAAGAGAGGAG GAGGATTTGGAGGCTTTAATAGCAGAATTTCAGTCACTAGACGCGAAAAAGACGCAGGTTTTGGAGACGCCGTGTTCCCCTCCGTCCCCCAG GTTGAACGCCTCTCTGTGTGCGCATCCCGAAAAAGACGAGCTGATTTTATTCGGAGGGGAGTTTTTCAATGGGAAGAAA ACGTTTCTATACAATGAATTATACTTCTACAACATTAAGAAAAACATCTGGGTGAAGGCAGAGATCCCGAACCCTCCTCCAAGACGCTGCGCTCAACAG GCTGTGGTGGTTCCCCAGGGTGGAGGGCAGGTGTGGATATTTGGAGGGGAGTTTGCGTCCCCTGACGGCGAGCAGTtctatcattataaagatctgtGGGTGCTTCACCTGGGGACACGCACATGGGAGCAAATCAA AGCTCCCGGTGCTCCGTCTGGCAGGAGTGGACATCGAATGGTCCTGAGCAAAAGACAGCTGCTTGTGTTCGGAGGCTTCCATGAGAGCGCCAG ggattatatttattataatgataTTCACGCTTTTAACCTGGACACATTCACATGGAGCCGTCTCCAGCCCACAGGAACTGGCCCCTGTCCCCGTTCAGCCTGTCAAATGACCCCCACTCCCGACGGCAACAGCGTCATCATCTACGGCGGGTACTCCAAAACT AGAGTGAAGAAGGATGTGGATAAAGGAACCATCCATTCTGACATGTTCCTGCTGAGGAGGGAAGGCAAAGAGGAGCAAG AAAAGTGGACATGGACACGAGTGAACCCTTCAGGAGTCAAGCCCCCTCCTCGGTCAGGCTTCTCTCTGGCGGTGGGCCCCGGGGGCCGGGCGCTGCTCTTCGGTGGCGTCTGTGATGAGGAAGATGACGAGTCTCTGGAAGGAGACTTTTTTAATGACCTCTACTTTTATGATATCAACAAAAACCGCTGGTTTCCTGCTCAGCTAAAG GGCAACaagtcagaaaagaagaagaggcgCCGTGGGAAGAAGGGAGAACAGACGAATGAAACTGAAGGGGAGAAAGAGGAGGCACAAGGTCCCACTGAGATTATTAAAGAGATCGTGGCCGAGGATGGAACGGTTATGACCATCAAGGAAGTGATTCCAGCTGCACAGGCAGAGGAGgacagtgaggaggaggaggaggaggaggacgatgGCGAAGAAGAGGAGGCGGCTGCAAAGGCTCCCCTGGTGGAGCCCTGTCCTCGCTCCAGCGCCATGGCAACGGTGAAGCACAGCAAGTTGTACTTGTATGGAGGAATGTTTGAGGTGGGAGATCGACAGTTCACCCTCAGCGATCTCTACAGCCTGGACCTCCATAAGATGGACCAGTGGGACGTTCTAGTGGAAATGGACCCCA AGACGCAGGAGTGGCTGGAAGAATCCGAATCagaagaggatgatgatgaagaagcaGAAGCAAAGGGCGGTGATGCTGAAGAAGATGACGAGGAAGAGGAGTCGTCCGAAGAGGACAGTGAAGAAG ATTGCAGAGCATCCTCCAGTGAAGCCCGGAGAAGCCCTTGCGGATTATCAAACACGGACTGA